One genomic window of Gallaecimonas sp. GXIMD4217 includes the following:
- the nagA gene encoding N-acetylglucosamine-6-phosphate deacetylase, translating to MKTLTLKADRLFDGDTFLDSPCLTLVDGRILSLGTEDGDEILHLDGTLAPGFIDIQVNGGGDRLFNNEPSLATLGAMVQAHGRFGTTAMLPTLITDDLDKMTRAADTVALALEDGMPGILGIHFEGPHLSQPKRGIHQARHIRPLSDREMALYCRQDLGIRLVTLAPEQVPPQQIAALVAAGAIVCLGHSDCSFEQANAALEAGATGFTHLFNAMSPFGSREPGMVGAALAHDGAACGLILDGHHVHPAAARVALKALGEQRLLLVTDAMQAVGSKAREFPYFDEVLHLDGDRLSNQEGRLAGSALNMAQAVANARTWLGVGEEGALRMASRWPARFLGLEGRKGMLRAGMDADLVLLDRQGRVKGTWLCGRTP from the coding sequence ATGAAGACACTGACCCTCAAGGCCGACCGCCTCTTTGACGGCGATACCTTTCTCGACAGCCCCTGCCTGACCCTGGTCGACGGCCGGATCCTCTCCCTTGGCACGGAGGACGGCGACGAGATCCTGCATCTTGACGGCACCCTGGCGCCGGGCTTTATCGACATCCAGGTCAACGGCGGCGGCGATCGGCTCTTCAACAACGAACCCAGCCTGGCCACCCTGGGGGCCATGGTCCAGGCCCATGGCCGCTTCGGCACCACCGCCATGCTGCCGACCCTGATCACCGATGACCTGGACAAGATGACCAGGGCCGCCGATACGGTCGCCCTGGCCCTGGAAGATGGCATGCCGGGGATCCTGGGCATTCATTTCGAAGGTCCCCACCTCAGCCAGCCCAAGCGCGGCATCCACCAGGCCAGGCATATCCGCCCCCTGAGCGACAGGGAAATGGCCCTTTATTGCCGCCAGGATCTGGGCATCCGCCTGGTGACCCTGGCCCCGGAGCAGGTGCCGCCGCAGCAGATAGCCGCACTGGTGGCGGCCGGCGCCATCGTCTGCCTGGGCCACTCCGACTGCAGCTTCGAACAGGCCAATGCCGCCCTGGAGGCAGGCGCAACCGGCTTTACCCATTTGTTCAACGCCATGTCGCCCTTTGGCTCCCGGGAGCCCGGCATGGTCGGCGCCGCCCTGGCCCACGACGGGGCCGCCTGCGGCCTGATCCTGGATGGCCACCATGTCCACCCCGCCGCCGCCAGGGTCGCCCTCAAGGCCCTTGGCGAGCAGCGGCTGTTGCTGGTCACCGACGCCATGCAGGCCGTCGGCAGCAAGGCCAGGGAATTCCCCTATTTCGATGAAGTTCTGCACCTGGACGGCGACAGGCTCAGCAACCAGGAAGGCCGCCTGGCCGGCTCGGCCCTGAACATGGCCCAGGCGGTGGCCAATGCCCGTACCTGGCTGGGGGTCGGCGAGGAAGGCGCGCTGCGCATGGCGTCCCGCTGGCCGGCACGTTTTCTGGGCCTGGAGGGCCGCAAGGGCATGCTCAGGGCCGGCATGGACGCCGATCTGGTGCTGCTGGATCGGCAGGGCCGGGTCAAAGGCACCTGGCTTTGCGGCCGGACACCCTAG
- a CDS encoding PH domain-containing protein, protein MAWQRLSPWGLGVVFLGQLRLMVQALPGFIAAGLYGPWDLGTLGLWGLSAGLPLMLASSILGWWLFRFRLDGNRLLIRKGLLFRAHLDIPASRIQNIQISQPLYLRPLSLYNLEVETAGAKGKEATLVALPLDQANRLKRQLLEGATAPVQQEASAPMLSRSLGDLVIHGICHNHLAWLLVVLAPFWDYIDWSGMTIFRLDDSRFSPAMTALAVAGFLLALFLVFTLLSVLGAVVRYHPYALHRHDGMLRLSGGLLTRHQASLKLRRLQIIRLRYNLLCRLFGRWTLELVQVKDDHQQEQDARASMVLPALEYQQLPHYMSLLGHRHQVPEEARAIDSRYLSRTALLWLLPALPTLATLMQITGGSQPLLLLPLLWLLVWLRWRHWGYHQEGRDLWIRSGLFGTTWTLIPGPKVQAVRLSQSPGQMKHDLASLQLSLASGTLTLPYIPLRVAQQIRDRLIYEAERHPHDWL, encoded by the coding sequence ATGGCCTGGCAGCGGCTATCCCCCTGGGGCCTGGGCGTGGTATTCCTGGGGCAGTTGCGGCTGATGGTCCAGGCCCTGCCGGGGTTCATCGCCGCCGGCCTCTACGGGCCATGGGATCTCGGCACCCTGGGCCTGTGGGGATTGTCGGCTGGCCTGCCGCTGATGCTGGCCAGCAGCATCCTTGGCTGGTGGCTGTTCCGGTTCCGGCTGGACGGCAACAGGCTGCTGATCCGCAAGGGGCTGCTGTTCCGCGCCCACCTGGACATTCCCGCCAGCCGCATCCAGAACATCCAGATCAGCCAGCCGCTCTACCTGCGTCCCCTGTCCCTCTATAACCTGGAAGTCGAGACCGCCGGCGCCAAGGGCAAGGAAGCCACGCTGGTGGCCCTGCCCCTGGACCAGGCCAACCGCCTGAAACGGCAGCTGCTGGAAGGGGCAACGGCGCCCGTTCAGCAGGAGGCTTCCGCTCCCATGCTCAGCCGTAGTCTTGGGGATCTGGTCATTCACGGCATCTGCCATAACCACCTGGCCTGGCTGCTGGTGGTATTGGCACCCTTCTGGGACTACATCGACTGGAGCGGGATGACCATTTTCCGCCTGGATGATAGCCGCTTCTCCCCGGCCATGACGGCACTGGCGGTGGCCGGCTTCCTGCTGGCGTTGTTCCTCGTCTTCACCCTGCTGTCGGTGCTGGGCGCCGTGGTTCGCTACCACCCCTATGCCCTGCATCGGCATGACGGCATGCTCAGGCTCAGCGGCGGCCTGCTGACCCGGCACCAGGCCAGCCTCAAGCTCAGGCGACTACAGATCATCCGCCTCAGGTACAACCTGCTGTGCCGGCTGTTTGGGCGCTGGACCCTGGAGCTGGTCCAGGTCAAGGACGATCACCAGCAGGAGCAGGACGCCAGGGCCTCCATGGTGCTGCCGGCCCTCGAATACCAGCAGCTGCCCCATTACATGTCGTTGCTTGGCCATCGCCACCAGGTGCCGGAGGAGGCACGTGCCATCGACAGCCGCTACCTTTCCCGGACCGCCCTGCTGTGGCTGCTGCCCGCCCTGCCGACCCTGGCCACCCTGATGCAGATCACCGGCGGCAGCCAGCCCCTGCTGCTGTTGCCCCTGCTTTGGCTACTGGTGTGGCTGCGCTGGCGTCATTGGGGTTACCACCAGGAGGGACGGGATCTGTGGATCCGCAGCGGCCTGTTCGGTACCACCTGGACCCTTATCCCCGGCCCCAAGGTCCAGGCCGTACGCCTCAGCCAGTCCCCGGGGCAGATGAAACATGATCTGGCCAGTTTGCAGCTAAGCCTGGCCAGCGGTACCTTGACGCTGCCCTATATACCACTGAGGGTGGCCCAGCAGATCAGGGACAGGCTGATCTATGAGGCCGAGCGCCACCCCCACGACTGGTTGTGA
- a CDS encoding PH domain-containing protein, protein MDTFSNHSIHPDNLPQAALVEGNAVDPRLAKLMQAPLLPLMVAVPVAVLLFTRNALALSWLQALPWSLLALVLVLAMGRYRWLWARRFRYALREHDTMIWFGLWWRHHKVVPNCRLQHLAIEQGPLERYFGLSTLKGYSAGSASAELRIPGLTPQQAQALRQQLLLKVES, encoded by the coding sequence ATGGACACCTTCAGCAACCACAGTATCCATCCGGACAACCTGCCCCAGGCCGCCCTGGTCGAGGGTAATGCCGTCGATCCCAGGCTGGCGAAGCTGATGCAGGCCCCGCTGCTGCCCTTGATGGTTGCCGTCCCCGTGGCGGTGCTGCTGTTTACCCGCAACGCCCTGGCACTGTCCTGGCTGCAGGCCTTGCCCTGGTCGTTGCTGGCCCTGGTGCTGGTCCTAGCCATGGGCCGCTACCGCTGGCTCTGGGCCAGGCGGTTCCGCTATGCGCTGCGGGAGCACGACACCATGATCTGGTTCGGGCTCTGGTGGCGCCACCACAAGGTGGTGCCCAACTGCCGCCTCCAGCACCTGGCCATCGAGCAGGGCCCCCTGGAAAGGTATTTTGGCCTCAGCACCCTCAAGGGCTACAGCGCCGGCAGTGCCAGCGCCGAACTGCGCATCCCCGGCCTGACCCCGCAACAGGCCCAGGCCCTCAGGCAGCAGCTGCTGCTGAAGGTGGAGAGCTGA
- a CDS encoding nodulation protein NfeD, whose product MLKSLRLLLLLLLAGQCWAQGSYWRLEIKGAIGPGTANYLINQIDEAAAQAEPPEFLLVALDTPGGLYSATHDINQAILASRVPIVIYVSPQGARAASAGTFMIYASHVAAMAPATHLGAASPVQIGSPGQGGEEQKESENQKTLARKQLNDAISYIRSLAELRGRNVEWAEEAVRNAATLTAAEALEQKVIEILARDEGDLLAQLDGLEVELPDGSRQLQSQGLVASDREPDWRERFIIAITDPNIAYILMLIGIYGLILEFYSPGFGVSGTIGTICLLLALLAFQMLPISYAGLALILVGLALLLAEAMVPSFGILGAGGLIAFLLGSILLFDSPDQAYRVAWPLIAAFAVTSLLFLLIVVRMLLRQRRRAAVSGLESLVGGEAVVLESQDGQVTVFMNGERWLASSPVPLQAGQKVRIEGVQGLTLNVSAKNNEEGLS is encoded by the coding sequence GTGCTGAAAAGCCTCCGCCTCCTCCTGCTGCTGTTACTGGCCGGCCAATGCTGGGCCCAGGGCAGCTATTGGCGGCTGGAGATCAAGGGGGCCATAGGTCCCGGCACGGCCAACTACCTGATCAACCAGATCGATGAAGCGGCCGCCCAGGCCGAGCCGCCCGAGTTCCTGCTGGTTGCCCTGGACACCCCGGGCGGCCTCTACTCGGCGACCCACGACATCAACCAGGCCATCCTCGCCTCAAGGGTACCCATCGTCATCTATGTGTCGCCCCAGGGAGCCAGGGCCGCCTCTGCCGGCACCTTCATGATCTACGCCAGCCATGTGGCGGCCATGGCCCCGGCCACCCATCTGGGAGCGGCCAGTCCGGTGCAGATCGGCAGCCCGGGCCAGGGCGGGGAGGAGCAGAAGGAAAGCGAGAACCAGAAGACCCTGGCCCGCAAGCAGCTCAACGACGCCATCTCCTATATACGCTCGCTGGCCGAGCTGCGTGGCCGCAACGTGGAATGGGCGGAGGAGGCGGTGCGCAATGCCGCCACCCTGACCGCCGCCGAGGCCTTGGAGCAAAAGGTCATCGAGATCCTGGCCAGGGATGAAGGCGACCTGCTGGCCCAGCTCGATGGCCTGGAAGTGGAACTGCCGGACGGCAGCAGGCAGCTGCAGAGCCAGGGGCTGGTGGCGTCCGACAGGGAGCCGGACTGGCGGGAGCGTTTCATCATTGCCATCACGGATCCCAACATTGCCTACATACTGATGCTGATCGGCATCTATGGGCTGATCCTGGAGTTCTATAGCCCGGGGTTCGGGGTGTCCGGCACCATAGGCACCATCTGCCTGCTGCTGGCGCTGCTGGCCTTCCAGATGCTGCCCATCAGCTATGCGGGCCTGGCCCTGATCCTGGTCGGGTTGGCGCTGCTGCTGGCCGAAGCCATGGTGCCCAGTTTCGGGATACTGGGGGCCGGGGGGCTGATCGCCTTCCTGCTGGGTTCGATACTGCTGTTCGACAGCCCGGACCAGGCTTATCGCGTGGCCTGGCCCTTGATTGCCGCCTTTGCGGTCACCTCCCTGCTGTTCCTGCTTATCGTGGTGCGCATGCTGCTCAGGCAGCGGCGCAGGGCGGCCGTGTCCGGCCTGGAATCCTTGGTCGGGGGCGAGGCCGTGGTGCTGGAAAGCCAGGACGGCCAGGTGACCGTATTCATGAACGGGGAGCGCTGGCTGGCCAGCTCTCCGGTCCCGCTGCAGGCGGGGCAGAAGGTCAGGATAGAGGGTGTTCAGGGGCTGACCCTGAACGTGAGCGCCAAGAATAATGAGGAGGGTTTGTCATGA